In Chryseobacterium scophthalmum, the genomic stretch TTTTGCCAATACTTTACTTGGGTAATCCATAGCACAAAAATAAGAATTATAGTTGTAAAATATGATTAGTCAATGCGTATTTACACGATAACTTTGAAGAGCAAAATTTCAATAGCAATCTCGCCTTGTAGAATTATTCATAAATCTGAAAAAACCACTATCTTTGATCATCAAAATATTAAACAGAAATAAACTAAATGGTACTCAACAACCTTAATTATCCGCTGGATTTTAAATTTAAAATCACAACTTTGGCCAGCGATTTCAACATTACAGACAGGCAAGGAAATTACGTAGCTTATGTTCGTCAGAAAATGTTTAAACTAAAAGAAGACGTTATCGTTTTCAATGACGAAAGCAAAACTAAAGAACTTTTCAGAATTCAGGCTAATCAGTGGATTGATTTTAATGCATCTTACTCTATTAAAGATACCATTGGAAAAAATTTCGGTAGACTTGCAAGAAAAGGAATGCGTTCTATTTGGAAATCATCTTACAATGTTTTAGACGAAGCTGATCAACAAAAATTTACCATTACAGAAGATAATGCGTGGGTGAAATTTTTCGACGGAATGGTTGGTGAAATCCCAATTATTGGAATGTTTACCGGATATTTCCTTAACCCGTCTTACACCGTAAAAGGAATGGATGGAAAAGAATATTTTAAGCTAAAGAAAATGCCTTCGATGTTCGGAAGAAGATTCCAGCTTGACAGACTCATTGATATTGATGACGAAGATGAAAGTTTAGTCGTTTTATCTTTATTGATGATGGTTCTACTTGAAAGAGCAAGAGGATAATTAGCTTTTGGCAATTCATTTGTAGTAATATTAAAATTATTCACTTCTGAAAACATTTATAACCTTATTCGGAGCATTGATCATCATTTCTTGTCAAAAAGAAAATGTTATGTTTAATAAAAATATTTTACTTAATATAAATCATGTTAATAAATTAGAAATATTAAGCAGAGACGATAAGTGTGGAGAATGGGGTGGGGACGAAAAACAATTAATAATTTATCGAGATGATTTTAAAAGCCCCTTACTTGCAGATTATTCAGAAAAAACGGGAAATTGTGATAATATACATGAATCAAAAATTACAAAATCTATTAAGCGTATAAAAATTGCTGATGAAGAAAGTAATTTAATTAGCAAAATCATTTATGAGCTTGCTGAAAACAAGATAAACAGAGAACCTATACCCTCTCACAGCGGAATATTTAATCATATAATTCTTAGTGATTCTTCATTTATAATTAATGATTTTCCATCAGTTGAGTTGAAAAATTTTAAAAATTTAATTGATAAAATAGAACCAAAATAACTCTATTAAAGCTCAATTAAAATTTTGCTTAACCATAAATTTAAAAAAATGAAATATTTTATCATTCTCTTTTCAGCCTTAACTTTGGTTGCCTGTAAAAAGGAAAAAGAAACCGTTCCAGATTCAAAACCAACAGACTCTCTGAATATTGTTCAGGATTCTGCGAAAACAGATTCTGCACCTGAGAAAGTTTTAGTTGATGTATTTCCTTTCCCTAAAGAAATCAAAGAATGCTCTTGCTATTTTGCAAAAAACAAAGCAGATTTTGAAAATGAACAATACATTTATGCTGATGATGCTGGAAAAACGGCTTATATGAAACTCGACGGAAAAAGAATTGCTATGAATTTGATTTCTTCAAGCGATATGGAAGCTGGCGAAGACCTAACTAAAGAAATTGAAAATGAGAATTATAAAATCTCTGTAAAAGGTAAAAAAATAAAACACGAAGAAGCTTTGCTTTTTGAAGGTACTTTAACTATTGAAAAACCAGACGGAAGCAAAACCACCATTCCTATTTATGGTGAATGTGGATGTTAAAAGCAATTAGCAATTAGCAATTAGCAATTAGCAATTAGCAATTAGCAATTAGCAATTAGCAATTAGCAAAAATATTGCTCCTGAATTTCGGGAGCATTTTTTATTTCGTAATTTTGATAAAAATAAATTTTTATGGAACTATCCAATATAGAACCGCAGATTATCTGGAAGAATTTCTCCAAATTAAATGCAGTTCCGAGACCGTCAAAAAAAGAAGAAAAAGTAATTGCTTTCATCAAAGAATTTGGTGAAAATTTAGGACTGGAAACTACAGTAGATGAAGTAGGAAATGTGATCATTAAAAAACCGGCTACTCCGGGAATGGAAAACCGTAAATCGATTGTTATGCAGTCGCATTTGGATATGGTTTGCCAGAAAAACAACGATGTAAATTTCGATTTTGAAACTCAAGGAATCCAGATGGAAGTTGACGGAGACTGGGTAAAAGCAAAAGGTACAACTTTAGGTGCAGATAACGGTTTAGGAGTTGCCACTATTATGTCGATTCTTGAAAGTTCAGACATTCCACATCCTGATTTGGAGGCTCTTTTCACGATTGATGAAGAAACAGGAATGACCGGAGCTTTAGGTTTAAAACCTGGACAATTAACCGGACAAATTCTTTTAAATTTAGACACAGAAGAAGATGACGAGATTGACATCGGATGTGCAGGTGGAATTGATGTTACCGTAACCCAAAACTATGCAACAGAAGTATCTAACGGACAAATCGTAAGAATTGAAGTAAAAGGTTTACAAGGTGGTCATTCAGGAATGGATATCCACAAAGGTTTTGGAAATGCCAATATCATCATGGGCAGAATTCTTTACAAAGCTTTGGAAAATCAAAACGTTCAGTTGATTTCAATTGATGGTGGAAGTTTGAGAAATGCAATTCCAAGAGAATCTGTGGCGTTAATTTCTGTGAGAAATGCCGGTGAGTTTATTGAAAATGTAACCAACGGAATTAAAAAAGAAATCTTAGAAGAGTTTGCTTCTGTTGAAGCTCATCTTCAAATTAATATTGAAAACTCTACAAGCTCAGAAAAAGTGCTTTCTGTAGAAGATTCAAAGAAAATTATTTTGGTTTTAAAATCTCTTCACAACGGAGTTTACAGAATGAGCCCGGATGTACAGGATCTGGTAGAATCATCAAACAACGTGGCAAGAGTAGAATTAAAAGAAGGTGGTCTGAAAATTTTAAACCTTTCAAGATCATCTGTTGATTCGTCTAAAGATTCGGTAGCTGAACAATTAAAATCGGTATCAGAATTGGCAGGAATGAATGTAGAATTCAGCGGATCTTACCCAGGATGGAAACCAAAACCAGGTTCTGAAATAGTACAAGTTTTAGAAAAAATCTACACAGAGAAATTTGCAGAAAAACCTCACGTTGTAGCTTGTCATGCAGGTTTAGAGTGTGGAATTATCGGTGCTAATTACCCAGAAATGGAAATGGTAAGTTACGGACCAACCATCAGAGGAGCCCATTCTCCTGATGAGAAGGCAAATATTTCTTCAACACAGAAATTCTGGAGTTTCACGAAAGATATTTTAGCGAATATTCCATTGAAATAAGAATGTAATTTTTATATTAAAAATATCCAAAGTCTTTTGATTTTGGATATTTTTTTTAATCGATTTTGGCTAAAGCCAATCGATGAATTATCTTTTACAAGTGGGCTAAAGCCCACCCCTATTGAATAACAAAAATACGTTCGAATCAAAAATTCACAATATGATGTTATTCAATAGGAACGGGCTTTAGCCCGTTTGTGATAAAAAACATTCCTTTGGCTTTAGCCAAAACTTAAAAAAATAATTTCTAATTTTGAGAAAACAACACAAATGTCTTATCTAAAAATTTATATCCACATTGTCTTTTCAACAAAAAATAGAATTCCATATTTTAGCACATTAGAACAGCATATTAAAGTTTGGAGACATATTAAAGAAAACGCAATAGAAAAACGAATTTTCATGGATGTAGTCAATGGATATTCTGATCATTGTCATTACTTAATTTCTTTAAGCTCAAATCAAAACATTGAAAATATTGTTCAGTTAATAAAAGGTGAGTCTTCTTATTGGATTAATAAAAATTGTTTGACGAAAGAAAAATTTGCATGGCAAGAAGAATATTTTGCCGTTTCTGTTTCAGAATCAATGGTTGAACAAGTTCGAAATTATATTAAAAACCAACATATTCATCATCGGAAGAAAACCTTTGAAGAAGAATATCAAGAGTTTAGAGAAAAATATAATTTTAATTAGATTTTGGCTAATGCCAATTTGAATTTGTTTTTATAGATGGGCCGAAACCCGCCTCTATTGAATTCTAAAAACATAATATAAAAGAACTTAAGAATCTCCACATTTAATTTTGCTTATTTTTGTTTAAACTCATTCCAATGAAAATCACAAACACCCATCAACTCAACCAAGAACAAAAAGAACAGATTCTGCAATTGTGGAATAATGAATATCCTGAAAAATTAGCTTATAAAAGTATCGATGGTTTTGAAAACTATCTTGAAAAGCTTAATGAGTTCGGTCATTTTCTTTTATTGAATGATGATGAGAAAATTCAGGGTTGGGCAATTACATTTGAAAGAGAAAGTGAAACATGGTTTGCGATCATTCTTTCTGAAAACCTTCATGGTAAAGGTTGGGGTACAAAAGTTTTGAATGAATTGAAACAACATAAAAATGAATTGAACGGTTGGGTAATTGACAACAGCAATGATAAAAAACTTAACGGCAGTTTTTATAAATCTCCATTAGAATTTTATATAAAAAACGAATTTGAAGTTTTATCAGAGATCAGACTTGAACTAGAGATCATGTCTGCCGTAAAAATAAAATGGACAAAATAATTAATAATATAACAATGAAAAGTATAACTGTATTCTGCGGATCAAGTTTTGGTTCGGATGATCTATATAAAAAACAAGCAACTTTATTAGGACAAACTTTAGCAAAAGAAAATATCCAACTTATTTATGGAGGTGCCAATGTAGGATTGATGGGAGCTGTAGCAGACGGAGTTTTACAAAAAGGTGGAAAAGCAATTGGAGTCCTCCCCCATTTTTTACAATCAAAAGAAATTGCGCATCAAAATCTTACCGAACTTATTTTGGTAGAAACCATGCACGAAAGAAAAACCAAGATGAATGAACTTTGCGATGGAGTAATCGTTCTTCCCGGAGGTTATGGAACTTTGGAAGAGTTTTTCGAAATGATTACTTGGGCTCAACTGGGACTCCATAAAAAACCAATTGCTATTCTGAATATCGACGGATTTTATGATGATTTAATTAAACTGGTTCAGACAATGGTTGATAAAGGATTTTTAAAACAAATCAATCAGGAAATGCTTTTGGTAAGTGATTCTATTGATGAACTTTTAGAAAAAATGAGCAATTATCAGGCTCCGACCGTTGGGAAATGGATCTCAAAGGAAGAAGTTTAGTACATTTGCAATATTATTTTCACACACCAACAAGAAATGTAATTATGAAAAACATTATTCTGTCTGCAAGTTTATTTGCAAGTCATCTGTTTTTGGCACAATATAATTATCCAAAAACTCCTGAAAACCCAGTTGTTGACGATTATTTTGGAACTAAAATCACAGATAATTACAGATGGCTGGAAGATAGTAAAAGCCCTGAAGTAGAAAAATGGTTCAAATCTCAATCAGATTTTAGCCATAGCGTGATTAATAAAATTCCGCATCGTGAAGATCTTTATAAGCGCATGAAAGAAGTATAGGAAATGAACAGCGATTCTTTTGGCGGGATATTGGACAGACAAAACACTTATTTTTATACCAAAACAAAAAAGGGCGAAAATCTTTCGAAACTTTATTCAAGAGATCTTTCTACAGGAAAAGAGACATTGGTTTTTGATCCTGAAACTCTTGGAAAAAATACACAAATCACCAATTTCATAGTTGATTCTAGAGCTAAGAAAATGGCTATTTTATTATCAAAATCAGGAGGTGAAATTTGTGATTTAAGAATTTTAGATCTTACGACCAAGAAATTTCTAAAGGATGAAATTGGTCCTATCTGGAGTGAGTTTACATTTGAATTTACACCAGATGACAAAGCTATCATTTATACCAAAATGAGCACTGCAGATCCGAACAGTAATATGCTTTTAAAGGATATGAAAGCAATGTTGCATGTTATTGGAACCGATACAAAAACCGATAAAATATTAGCATCAAGAGAAAATTATCCTGAATTGAATGCTTTAACCGAGCAATTTACGAGTATTGGTTTTACTGATGATTATAAATATCTTGTTTTAAGATTAAGCTCTACAAAATTAGAAAACCCCTTTTTTGTTGCACCTTATTCCGAATTAAAAAATAAAAAAATTAAGTGGAGACAGATTGTAAAGCCTTCGGATGATATTACCGATGTATTTATTTCAGGTGACAAACTGTTTCTTCTCACTCATAAAGATGCTCCTAATTATAAAATCATCTTAACAAGCTTATCAAATCCTGATTTTAATAATGCAAAAGTGGTGGTTCCTGAAAGTACAGACGGTGTAATTAGCAGTATCCATAATTCTAAAAACTATCTTTATTATTCATTAGGAAATGGAATTATCAGAGATAAATATCAGGTAAATATTAATACTCTTGAGGGGAAAAAAATTAATTTTCCGACCGGAATAAATGGTTCATTATCAATTAACCAACGTGAAAATGATAACATTTTCTGTAGTAATGTTAATTGGCTTACTCCATTAACGGCCTATGAATACAATCCTGAAAAAGGAAATCCCGTAAAAAGTAAATTTATTAATTCCGAAAGCAATTATCCTGATTATAATAAACTTTATACTGTAAAAGAAGTTGAAATAAAAAGCCACGATGGTGTAATGGTTCCACTCTCTATTATTTACCCTAAAAATATGAAAATGGATGGTAGCAATCCAGCTTATATAACAGGTTATGGTGGTTACGGAATTTCTTATGAGCCTCGTTTCTCAACGAGACTTTCCGTTTTGCTAGAACAAGGAGTTGTTATTGCCATTGCTCACGTAAGAGGCGGTGGTGAAAAAGGCGAAAAATGGCATGAGGAAGGCATGAAAGCTACAAAACCCAATACCTGGAAAGATTTTATTGCTTGCTCGGAATATTTGGTTGATCAAAAATATACTTCTCCTTCAAAACTAATCGGAAACGGTGCAAGTGCAGGTGGAATTCTTATTGGAAGAGCGATTACTGAAAGACCTGATCTTTTTACCGTTGCAATTGCAGAAGTCGGGATGACTAATACGTTACGATCTGAAACTACCGCAAACGGGCCTAATCAAATTCCGGAAATTGGATCTATTAAAAATGAAGAAGACACAAAGCATTTAATTGAAATGGATGCTCAAAGCAAGGTAAAAAAAGGTGGAAAATATCCCGCAGTAATTGTACGTGTCGGTATGAATGATTCCAGAGTTGTTCCTTGGATGCCTGGAAAATTTGCGGGAATTTTACAAAATAATTCAGCTTCAGGAAAACCTACCTTATTGTATGCAAACTATGATAATGGGCATTTTACAAGTGATTTTGATGTTGTTTTTAAAGAATATGCAGATATTTATTCATTTGCATTATGGCAAGTGGGACATCCGAATTTTCAGCCTACGAAAAATTAAAATAAAGTTCCTTTAAAAAATTACCAATGTAAATATTCATCTAAATAATCAAAAAAATAGCTAAATTTGATTTAAAATATTAAAAATTATGAATTTAGAAGCTCGTAAAATATTGCTTGTTCAGGAATTTCTAAGGATTGATAATGAAAAAATGATCAGTACTCTGGAAAATCTACTTCATAAAATTAAATCTGAAAATTTTGATAAAAATTTAAAGCCTATGTCTTTAGAGCAGTTTAATAATGAAATTGATAAAGCAATTAACGATGAAGCTAATGAAAGAATAATTAATGCAAAAGATTTAAAAAGTAAAATCCAAAAATGGGATTAGAAATTTTCTGGACGCAATTTGCAGAAGATAAATTATATGATATTTTTCAATATTATAAATTCAAGGCAGGAATTAAAATTGCAAAGAAAATTATTAATGAAATTGTTGATAAAACTTTAATTTTAGAGCAGAATAACAAGGCTGGACAAATAGAAGAATTATTAATCGAAAGAAAACAAGACTTTAGATATCTTGTTTCTGGAAATTATAAAATTATTTATTACATCAACGTAAAAACAAATAAAGTTATTATCGCAAATGTCTTTGATTCAAG encodes the following:
- a CDS encoding LURP-one-related/scramblase family protein, with amino-acid sequence MVLNNLNYPLDFKFKITTLASDFNITDRQGNYVAYVRQKMFKLKEDVIVFNDESKTKELFRIQANQWIDFNASYSIKDTIGKNFGRLARKGMRSIWKSSYNVLDEADQQKFTITEDNAWVKFFDGMVGEIPIIGMFTGYFLNPSYTVKGMDGKEYFKLKKMPSMFGRRFQLDRLIDIDDEDESLVVLSLLMMVLLERARG
- a CDS encoding aminoacyl-histidine dipeptidase, which encodes MELSNIEPQIIWKNFSKLNAVPRPSKKEEKVIAFIKEFGENLGLETTVDEVGNVIIKKPATPGMENRKSIVMQSHLDMVCQKNNDVNFDFETQGIQMEVDGDWVKAKGTTLGADNGLGVATIMSILESSDIPHPDLEALFTIDEETGMTGALGLKPGQLTGQILLNLDTEEDDEIDIGCAGGIDVTVTQNYATEVSNGQIVRIEVKGLQGGHSGMDIHKGFGNANIIMGRILYKALENQNVQLISIDGGSLRNAIPRESVALISVRNAGEFIENVTNGIKKEILEEFASVEAHLQINIENSTSSEKVLSVEDSKKIILVLKSLHNGVYRMSPDVQDLVESSNNVARVELKEGGLKILNLSRSSVDSSKDSVAEQLKSVSELAGMNVEFSGSYPGWKPKPGSEIVQVLEKIYTEKFAEKPHVVACHAGLECGIIGANYPEMEMVSYGPTIRGAHSPDEKANISSTQKFWSFTKDILANIPLK
- a CDS encoding transposase, whose product is MSYLKIYIHIVFSTKNRIPYFSTLEQHIKVWRHIKENAIEKRIFMDVVNGYSDHCHYLISLSSNQNIENIVQLIKGESSYWINKNCLTKEKFAWQEEYFAVSVSESMVEQVRNYIKNQHIHHRKKTFEEEYQEFREKYNFN
- a CDS encoding GNAT family N-acetyltransferase → MKITNTHQLNQEQKEQILQLWNNEYPEKLAYKSIDGFENYLEKLNEFGHFLLLNDDEKIQGWAITFERESETWFAIILSENLHGKGWGTKVLNELKQHKNELNGWVIDNSNDKKLNGSFYKSPLEFYIKNEFEVLSEIRLELEIMSAVKIKWTK
- a CDS encoding LOG family protein, coding for MKSITVFCGSSFGSDDLYKKQATLLGQTLAKENIQLIYGGANVGLMGAVADGVLQKGGKAIGVLPHFLQSKEIAHQNLTELILVETMHERKTKMNELCDGVIVLPGGYGTLEEFFEMITWAQLGLHKKPIAILNIDGFYDDLIKLVQTMVDKGFLKQINQEMLLVSDSIDELLEKMSNYQAPTVGKWISKEEV
- a CDS encoding prolyl oligopeptidase family serine peptidase, with product MDGSNPAYITGYGGYGISYEPRFSTRLSVLLEQGVVIAIAHVRGGGEKGEKWHEEGMKATKPNTWKDFIACSEYLVDQKYTSPSKLIGNGASAGGILIGRAITERPDLFTVAIAEVGMTNTLRSETTANGPNQIPEIGSIKNEEDTKHLIEMDAQSKVKKGGKYPAVIVRVGMNDSRVVPWMPGKFAGILQNNSASGKPTLLYANYDNGHFTSDFDVVFKEYADIYSFALWQVGHPNFQPTKN
- a CDS encoding type II toxin-antitoxin system RelE/ParE family toxin, translating into MGLEIFWTQFAEDKLYDIFQYYKFKAGIKIAKKIINEIVDKTLILEQNNKAGQIEELLIERKQDFRYLVSGNYKIIYYINVKTNKVIIANVFDSRQNPLKLKETK